In a genomic window of Candidatus Bathyarchaeota archaeon:
- a CDS encoding dihydroorotate dehydrogenase electron transfer subunit, translated as MGSLTANNTLRTTEIVNIRTESPSVKTFTFTDRLCSKAKPGQFLMLWIPGIDEIPLSIFEAADGLVSVSVKAVGDATRHLHNMEAGSTVGIRGPFGNCFTESRGRVLLVSGGTGTAPLVFLARQLAAKTERLSFVEGAKTKNELLFVRELGGICREKNLVTTTDDGTAGLQCLVTEPLAELLNKERFDMIYTCGPEIMVKKIFELTEARKLPLEASLERLMRCGIGLCGSCVIGKYRVCRDGPVFTAAQLREIKDELGISKMGFDGSRIPI; from the coding sequence TTGGGCTCGCTCACCGCAAATAACACCCTAAGAACAACCGAAATTGTGAATATCCGAACCGAAAGTCCATCGGTTAAAACCTTCACGTTTACCGACCGATTATGCAGCAAAGCCAAACCCGGCCAGTTCCTCATGCTCTGGATACCCGGCATAGACGAAATCCCCCTAAGCATCTTTGAAGCAGCAGACGGGTTAGTCTCGGTTTCAGTAAAAGCCGTCGGAGACGCCACACGCCACCTCCACAACATGGAAGCAGGCTCAACCGTGGGGATACGAGGACCCTTCGGCAACTGTTTCACGGAAAGCCGCGGCAGAGTACTCTTAGTTAGCGGCGGCACAGGCACCGCGCCTCTGGTCTTCCTTGCACGGCAGTTGGCGGCTAAAACTGAGAGGTTATCCTTTGTTGAAGGCGCCAAAACCAAAAATGAACTCCTTTTCGTCCGCGAACTTGGCGGGATTTGCAGAGAAAAAAACCTCGTAACCACAACCGACGACGGCACCGCAGGACTACAATGCCTCGTAACCGAACCCCTCGCAGAACTGCTAAACAAAGAACGCTTCGATATGATTTACACTTGTGGACCTGAAATCATGGTGAAAAAAATCTTTGAACTCACCGAAGCCCGCAAACTTCCCCTAGAAGCGAGTCTAGAGAGGTTGATGCGCTGCGGGATTGGACTGTGCGGTAGTTGCGTTATTGGTAAGTACAGAGTTTGCCGTGATGGTCCCGTGTTTACGGCGGCGCAGCTACGGGAAATCAAGGATGAGTTAGGGATTTCTAAAATGGGGTTTGACGGGTCAAGGATTCCCATCTAA
- a CDS encoding dihydroorotate dehydrogenase has translation MENHPLSTSLAGLELKNPTILASGVLGYSTESLNRVAKGGAGAVVTKSIGTEPRVGYPNPTIVQAQAGLINAMGLPNPGIDVYTEEIKFSKTILRVPLIVSVFGYSAEDYASVAKKAADAGADAIELNVSCPHVKQTGAEIGQSPKFLGEVVEKTKAAINKPLIVKLSPNVADITVLAQAAIEAGADILTAVNTLKAMAIDAETQLPILANRKGGLSGPAMKPVALRCVYDLAEAYEVPIIGCGGVSDWQDAVEFFLAGASAVQIGTAVAADVEVFEAITRGIEVYLRKKHYRSVSDIVGLAHRK, from the coding sequence TTGGAAAACCATCCGTTAAGCACAAGCCTTGCTGGACTGGAACTCAAAAACCCCACCATACTCGCATCCGGCGTATTAGGCTACTCTACAGAATCCCTCAACCGCGTAGCCAAAGGCGGCGCAGGAGCAGTCGTAACCAAATCCATCGGCACCGAACCCCGAGTCGGCTACCCCAACCCCACCATCGTCCAAGCCCAAGCAGGCTTAATCAACGCCATGGGTCTTCCCAACCCAGGCATCGACGTCTACACCGAAGAGATCAAGTTCTCCAAAACCATTCTCCGCGTACCGCTTATCGTCAGTGTCTTTGGTTATTCCGCAGAAGACTACGCCTCAGTTGCGAAAAAAGCTGCAGATGCAGGCGCAGACGCCATCGAACTCAACGTCTCCTGCCCCCATGTCAAGCAGACTGGCGCTGAAATTGGACAAAGCCCCAAATTTCTGGGTGAAGTCGTCGAAAAAACCAAAGCCGCCATCAACAAACCCCTCATCGTCAAGCTATCCCCCAACGTCGCAGACATCACGGTGTTAGCTCAGGCGGCAATCGAGGCAGGCGCAGACATCTTAACCGCCGTAAACACCCTAAAAGCCATGGCGATTGACGCAGAAACGCAACTGCCGATTCTGGCTAACCGAAAAGGCGGATTGTCGGGTCCAGCTATGAAACCCGTCGCGTTACGATGCGTATACGACTTGGCAGAAGCATATGAGGTACCCATCATCGGCTGTGGTGGCGTATCGGATTGGCAGGATGCCGTAGAATTCTTCTTGGCGGGCGCATCTGCGGTTCAGATTGGCACAGCCGTAGCTGCAGACGTCGAGGTTTTTGAGGCTATAACTCGGGGCATAGAAGTTTACCTAAGAAAGAAACATTACAGGAGTGTATCAGACATTGTTGGGCTCGCTCACCGCAAATAA